The Flavobacterium praedii genome window below encodes:
- a CDS encoding (2Fe-2S)-binding protein → MITLIINKKKYSLDVDPDMPLLWAIRDSIGLTGTKFGCGIGACGACKVLIDNVATYSCLTPVSTVIGKSITTIEGTSENLQLLQKAWEEFNVPQCGYCQPGQLITATSLLNSNKNPSDIDIDDAMSGNICRCGTYQRIKSAIKHTVSLKKQR, encoded by the coding sequence ATGATTACACTTATTATCAATAAAAAGAAATACAGTCTCGATGTAGATCCCGATATGCCATTGCTTTGGGCTATTCGAGACAGTATTGGACTTACAGGAACTAAATTTGGATGCGGAATTGGTGCCTGTGGTGCTTGCAAAGTATTGATTGATAATGTGGCGACTTATTCATGTCTGACTCCTGTTTCAACCGTTATTGGGAAAAGCATAACTACTATTGAAGGGACCTCTGAAAATTTACAATTATTGCAAAAAGCGTGGGAAGAATTTAATGTTCCTCAATGCGGCTATTGCCAACCAGGGCAATTGATAACCGCTACTTCTTTACTTAATTCCAATAAAAATCCGTCGGATATAGATATTGACGATGCCATGAGTGGGAATATTTGCCGTTGTGGAACGTACCAACGCATCAAAAGTGCCATTAAGCATACAGTTTCTCTTAAAAAACAACGATAG
- a CDS encoding xanthine dehydrogenase family protein molybdopterin-binding subunit has product MGEIQNISRRTFIKNVGLASGGLILACNYTLFSNETEDGNIAEFNPNLFVQLNSDGSLFIVCSRSEMGNGVRTSMTSIVADEMEADWKRVVVKQAVGDAKYGDQNTDGSRSVTDFYETMRTMGAMTRMMLITAAAKTWQVPESECTAQNHFIIHTSGKKIGFGELVDLVKTLPVPTNITYKNPKDFKYIGKTLKSIDVKEFSNGSAIYGLDKRLPNMKVVAIARCPVTFGTVKSFNKTAAMKIRGVEDVIEFPRIERPFGPLGGVAVIASNTWAAFKGKEALEIQWNYGKNESYDSDAYRTELTERVHKSGKVEKETGDISKAFKEAAKVVESTFQLPHLAHAPMEVPNAVAWVQGDTCEVWAPTQSPQTAREEVFTYLGTTIDKVTINVTFLGGGFGRKSKPDYIVEAVMVSKAINAPVQVVWTREDDIKHGYYHTVSSQYMKASLDNQGNVTGWLHRSAFPSIASTFQPGTEYPAGWEIATAADVPFDIKNMKIESAKAPAMVRIGWMRSVINILHGFSINVFADELAHAAKQDPLEFRLKLIGADRIEDTKDPIKYNTARLKNVLKKAAKNANWGRPLPKGHAYGLAVQYSFYSYVASVVEVSMIDDKVKVHNIYTVIDCGTAVNRDTIKAQLEGAAIFGMSLAYYGKITAKDGAIEQNSYSDYRMIRMNEAPKVHVEIVDSTEKPTGVGEPGVPVIAPAIINAIFKLTGKRYYNLPLSDYDLV; this is encoded by the coding sequence ATGGGTGAAATTCAAAACATAAGTAGAAGAACCTTTATAAAAAATGTTGGATTAGCTTCAGGCGGCTTAATCTTAGCTTGTAATTATACTTTATTTTCTAATGAAACCGAAGATGGAAACATAGCTGAATTCAATCCCAATCTATTCGTTCAATTAAATTCGGATGGAAGTCTTTTTATAGTTTGCTCGCGATCCGAGATGGGGAATGGAGTACGAACTTCCATGACATCTATCGTTGCTGATGAAATGGAAGCTGATTGGAAAAGAGTTGTAGTTAAACAAGCAGTCGGAGATGCTAAATATGGAGATCAAAATACAGATGGTTCCAGAAGTGTAACTGATTTTTACGAAACCATGCGTACAATGGGGGCAATGACCCGAATGATGTTGATTACTGCTGCTGCAAAAACATGGCAAGTTCCTGAAAGTGAATGTACCGCCCAAAATCACTTTATTATTCATACTAGTGGAAAAAAAATAGGATTTGGAGAATTAGTAGATTTAGTAAAAACATTACCCGTTCCAACAAATATCACTTACAAAAACCCAAAAGATTTCAAATACATTGGCAAAACCCTAAAAAGTATCGACGTTAAAGAATTTTCAAACGGAAGTGCCATTTACGGTCTTGATAAACGCTTACCCAACATGAAAGTTGTGGCTATTGCCAGATGTCCCGTTACCTTTGGAACCGTCAAATCTTTTAACAAAACTGCTGCCATGAAAATTCGCGGTGTTGAGGATGTAATCGAATTTCCAAGAATCGAAAGACCTTTTGGACCATTAGGAGGTGTTGCTGTAATCGCTTCAAATACTTGGGCAGCATTTAAAGGAAAAGAAGCGCTCGAAATACAATGGAATTACGGCAAAAACGAAAGTTATGATTCGGATGCCTATAGAACCGAATTGACAGAAAGGGTACATAAATCGGGAAAGGTTGAAAAAGAAACGGGGGATATAAGTAAAGCTTTTAAGGAAGCAGCAAAAGTGGTTGAAAGTACTTTTCAATTACCACATCTAGCACATGCACCTATGGAGGTTCCCAATGCTGTGGCGTGGGTGCAAGGAGATACGTGCGAAGTTTGGGCTCCAACCCAATCTCCACAAACAGCAAGAGAAGAAGTTTTTACATATCTAGGAACTACAATTGATAAAGTCACTATAAATGTAACGTTTCTTGGAGGTGGCTTTGGTCGTAAATCAAAACCAGATTATATTGTAGAAGCTGTCATGGTTTCTAAAGCAATTAATGCTCCAGTTCAAGTTGTTTGGACACGGGAAGATGACATAAAACATGGTTACTATCACACAGTGAGTTCTCAATATATGAAAGCATCGCTAGACAATCAAGGTAATGTTACCGGTTGGTTACACCGTTCTGCTTTTCCTTCGATTGCATCAACCTTTCAGCCTGGAACTGAATATCCTGCAGGTTGGGAAATTGCCACAGCTGCAGATGTTCCTTTTGATATAAAAAACATGAAAATTGAATCGGCAAAAGCTCCTGCAATGGTTCGAATTGGCTGGATGCGATCGGTAATCAATATTCTACACGGATTTTCTATCAATGTTTTTGCCGATGAATTGGCACATGCAGCCAAACAAGATCCTTTGGAATTCCGATTGAAATTAATTGGAGCGGATCGTATCGAAGACACTAAAGATCCTATTAAATACAATACGGCTCGCCTCAAAAATGTTTTAAAGAAGGCAGCCAAAAATGCCAACTGGGGAAGACCATTACCCAAAGGACATGCATACGGACTTGCGGTTCAATATAGTTTTTATTCCTACGTTGCCTCGGTAGTCGAAGTTTCTATGATTGATGATAAAGTAAAAGTTCATAACATTTATACGGTTATTGATTGCGGAACGGCTGTCAATAGAGATACCATAAAAGCCCAATTAGAAGGAGCTGCTATCTTTGGGATGTCATTAGCATACTACGGGAAAATTACGGCTAAGGATGGCGCTATCGAACAAAATAGCTATAGTGATTATCGAATGATTCGAATGAACGAAGCCCCCAAAGTACATGTCGAAATTGTTGATAGCACCGAAAAACCAACTGGAGTAGGGGAGCCAGGTGTTCCTGTTATTGCCCCTGCTATAATCAATGCGATATTTAAACTAACAGGAAAACGATATTACAATTTACCGTTAAGCGATTACGATCTAGTTTAA
- the xdhC gene encoding xanthine dehydrogenase accessory protein XdhC, with amino-acid sequence MNNWIELLHDFKSKKKPVALVTVTKILGSAPCRVASKMIVTLQKEIYGTIGGGKLEFQVIDEAVRAIQENKILECSYTLGPEFEQCCGGKVELIIEPMNQSPELYLFGAGHIGVAICNVLKDTPFSITLLDTRENWKNTIEIDQTVTYSSVPFDLYKQNINWGSNCYVVILTHDHKLDFEITALALHQPTKYIGLIGSKTKKNKFNNLLINELNYKAGISTVHCPIGLDLGGNSPKEIAISVASELLKVYYGK; translated from the coding sequence ATGAACAATTGGATTGAACTATTACACGATTTTAAAAGCAAAAAGAAACCCGTTGCACTCGTTACTGTAACCAAAATTTTGGGTTCGGCTCCTTGCAGAGTAGCTTCTAAAATGATTGTTACCCTTCAAAAAGAAATCTATGGAACCATTGGCGGAGGAAAATTAGAATTTCAAGTAATCGATGAAGCGGTTCGTGCTATACAAGAAAATAAAATCTTAGAATGTTCGTATACTTTAGGCCCCGAATTTGAACAATGTTGCGGCGGAAAAGTAGAATTAATTATTGAACCCATGAATCAATCCCCAGAATTATACTTATTTGGTGCAGGTCATATAGGTGTTGCTATTTGCAATGTTCTAAAAGATACGCCATTCTCTATTACACTTCTGGATACTCGAGAAAATTGGAAAAACACCATCGAAATTGATCAAACTGTCACTTACAGTTCAGTTCCTTTCGACCTTTATAAACAAAACATAAACTGGGGATCCAATTGTTATGTGGTTATTTTGACGCACGATCATAAACTCGATTTTGAAATTACGGCTTTGGCTTTGCATCAACCAACCAAATACATTGGATTGATTGGCAGCAAAACCAAGAAAAACAAATTCAATAACTTACTGATCAATGAATTGAATTACAAAGCTGGAATTTCCACAGTTCATTGCCCAATTGGATTGGATTTGGGAGGTAATTCCCCTAAAGAAATCGCCATTAGTGTTGCCTCTGAATTATTGAAAGTCTATTATGGAAAATAA
- a CDS encoding nucleotidyltransferase family protein — MENNTVFVLLAGGKSERMGMAKGLLLYKENFWILEQLNRIAISTITEVFIGLGHNYEEYLNKIPSFSEAKLHFVLYKNLKIRVVINKKPEQGSFSTLQTVLQQIPKNKSVLINPIDIPILNPAELQNIIDAQNQIVLPNFKGKNGHPIKLDSEFWKPLLLLNPTDESSRLDLEIKKTIPSQITRIAVTDSCILKNLNTPNDWAEFTNSDQKLP; from the coding sequence ATGGAAAATAATACCGTATTTGTATTGTTGGCTGGTGGAAAATCTGAACGAATGGGTATGGCAAAAGGCTTGCTACTATACAAGGAAAATTTTTGGATTTTGGAACAATTAAACCGAATTGCAATTTCAACTATTACCGAAGTTTTTATAGGGCTTGGGCATAATTACGAAGAATATTTAAACAAAATCCCTTCGTTTTCAGAAGCGAAATTGCATTTTGTTCTTTATAAAAATTTAAAAATAAGAGTTGTAATAAATAAGAAACCAGAACAAGGTTCTTTCTCCACTCTTCAGACTGTTTTACAGCAAATACCCAAAAACAAATCAGTTCTGATTAATCCCATTGATATTCCAATATTGAATCCAGCCGAACTACAAAACATAATCGATGCGCAAAATCAAATTGTTCTTCCTAATTTTAAAGGCAAGAATGGTCATCCGATAAAGCTAGATTCTGAATTTTGGAAACCCTTACTTCTCTTAAACCCAACCGATGAAAGTAGCCGATTGGATTTGGAAATCAAAAAAACAATTCCTTCCCAAATAACAAGAATAGCAGTTACCGATTCCTGTATTCTAAAAAATTTAAACACTCCAAACGATTGGGCAGAGTTTACAAATTCAGATCAAAAATTACCATAA
- a CDS encoding mobile mystery protein B, whose translation MGLKINYIQGQTELDEDEKDGLLIKSITIREELNEFEQQNIEKAIQWTFGRKLKKEQLLSEKFIKELHKKMYGDVWKWAGEFRKSEKNIGVKSYLIATELRILLDDCLFWIDNNVYQQEEIAVRFKHRLVSIHCFANGNGRHSRLIADLIMEKLFVGSFFSWGGNNLVNQTDSILNYIMAIKLADANKIESLIEFAKS comes from the coding sequence ATGGGATTAAAGATTAACTACATTCAAGGTCAAACAGAACTCGATGAGGACGAAAAAGATGGGCTTTTAATTAAATCCATTACAATACGTGAAGAGTTGAATGAGTTTGAGCAACAAAATATAGAGAAAGCAATTCAATGGACATTTGGTCGGAAATTGAAAAAAGAACAATTGCTTTCAGAGAAATTCATAAAAGAACTTCATAAGAAAATGTATGGCGATGTTTGGAAATGGGCAGGGGAATTTAGAAAATCAGAAAAAAATATTGGAGTAAAAAGTTATTTAATTGCTACTGAATTAAGAATACTATTAGATGACTGCTTGTTTTGGATTGATAATAATGTTTACCAACAAGAAGAAATAGCAGTTCGTTTTAAACACAGATTGGTAAGTATCCATTGTTTTGCAAATGGTAATGGGAGGCATTCTAGACTTATAGCAGACTTAATAATGGAGAAATTATTTGTTGGTTCTTTCTTTTCTTGGGGAGGAAATAATTTAGTAAATCAAACGGATTCAATATTAAATTATATAATGGCTATTAAATTGGCAGATGCAAATAAAATTGAATCTTTGATTGAATTTGCAAAATCATGA
- a CDS encoding mobile mystery protein A encodes MKNTKQQLILDQTDRKLITFRSLQSVIIPPKGWINTFRTALKMSLRQLGNRMNFTAQNIKQMEEREVNGTISVNSLQQVARALDMKLVYGFVSKHESLEQMIEKRANEIAREIVMRTNNSMTLEDQQNSEERIKKAIAQKTVEIKNEMPKYLWD; translated from the coding sequence ATGAAAAATACAAAGCAACAATTAATATTAGATCAAACGGATAGAAAATTAATTACTTTTCGTTCGCTTCAATCGGTTATTATACCACCAAAAGGTTGGATTAATACTTTTCGGACTGCCTTGAAAATGTCATTGCGGCAATTGGGAAATAGAATGAATTTCACCGCTCAAAACATTAAACAAATGGAAGAGCGTGAGGTAAATGGGACTATTTCTGTTAATTCTTTGCAGCAAGTGGCTCGTGCTTTGGATATGAAATTGGTTTACGGTTTTGTGTCAAAACACGAAAGTTTGGAACAAATGATTGAGAAAAGAGCTAATGAAATTGCTCGTGAAATTGTAATGCGAACAAATAATTCCATGACATTGGAGGACCAGCAAAATTCTGAGGAACGCATCAAAAAAGCTATTGCCCAAAAAACGGTTGAGATTAAAAATGAAATGCCAAAGTATTTATGGGATTAA
- a CDS encoding DUF4252 domain-containing protein translates to MRILLFLITLLLSLILGSCNSEPTLQKYFVENTENKDFIALDISSNILNLDKAKLTVAQKEALRSFDKMNVLAFKLNDKNKAQFETERAKVNLILKDTVYQQLIKFGSGKEGASVSYVGSDDHINEFVFFANKKDAGFAVVRVLGKDMNPTNIMNMISVLQESKIDLEQLKPLQELIKK, encoded by the coding sequence ATGAGAATCCTATTATTTTTAATCACACTGTTACTCAGTTTGATTTTGGGAAGTTGCAACTCGGAGCCTACTTTGCAAAAATATTTTGTAGAAAATACAGAGAACAAGGACTTTATTGCCTTGGATATTTCCTCAAACATTTTGAATCTTGACAAAGCAAAATTAACGGTGGCCCAAAAGGAAGCCTTGCGATCTTTTGACAAAATGAATGTTTTGGCTTTCAAATTAAATGACAAAAACAAAGCGCAATTTGAAACAGAACGTGCAAAGGTTAATTTGATTCTGAAAGACACCGTTTATCAACAATTAATTAAATTTGGTTCTGGAAAAGAAGGAGCTTCTGTAAGTTATGTAGGATCAGACGATCACATCAATGAATTTGTCTTTTTTGCTAATAAAAAAGATGCTGGTTTTGCTGTCGTGAGAGTTTTAGGAAAAGATATGAACCCAACGAATATTATGAATATGATTTCGGTTTTGCAAGAATCCAAAATAGATTTGGAACAATTGAAACCCTTGCAGGAATTGATAAAAAAATAG
- a CDS encoding DUF4252 domain-containing protein: MKKLIITLVVVLVSSPFFAQGAFDKFDGQDDVTSIVVNKKMFELMSKVKVDTSDKEAQQYMNLIKKLDNLKVFTTQSVRVEGEMKATADKYIKTAGLEELMRVNDKGRNIKIMVKSGAKDTQIKELLMFIEGGKEDDTVLMSLTGDFDLNEISVLTDKMRIPGGDDLKKATKGKK; encoded by the coding sequence ATGAAGAAGTTAATAATCACATTAGTAGTAGTATTGGTATCAAGTCCGTTTTTTGCACAAGGAGCATTTGATAAATTTGACGGACAAGATGATGTAACGTCAATAGTTGTAAATAAAAAAATGTTCGAATTGATGAGTAAAGTAAAAGTAGACACTTCGGATAAAGAGGCGCAACAATACATGAACTTGATCAAGAAATTGGATAATTTGAAAGTGTTTACTACTCAAAGTGTCCGTGTTGAAGGCGAAATGAAAGCAACTGCCGACAAATACATTAAAACTGCAGGTTTGGAAGAATTGATGCGTGTGAATGACAAAGGCAGAAATATCAAAATCATGGTGAAATCTGGAGCCAAAGACACCCAAATAAAAGAGTTGTTGATGTTTATAGAAGGCGGAAAAGAAGATGATACTGTTTTGATGTCGTTGACGGGAGATTTCGATTTGAATGAAATTTCGGTTCTAACAGATAAAATGAGAATACCAGGCGGTGATGATTTGAAAAAAGCAACAAAAGGTAAAAAGTAA
- a CDS encoding RNA polymerase sigma factor has protein sequence MNQNEFVHLINPFKDKLFRLAKRLLVSTEEAEDATQEILVKLWSKNENLDSYNSVEAMAMTMTKNYCLDQLKSKRASNLKIVHTNFTDREPSLEKKVEDTDSLDWVEKYINQLPEQQRLIIQLRDVEQCEFEEIAKILEMNETAVRVALSRARKTIREYMLKTHRYGVQ, from the coding sequence ATGAACCAAAACGAATTTGTGCATTTAATCAATCCATTCAAAGATAAGCTCTTTCGATTGGCAAAGCGATTACTCGTGAGCACAGAGGAAGCAGAAGATGCTACTCAAGAAATTTTGGTGAAATTATGGAGTAAAAATGAGAACTTAGATTCATACAACAGTGTTGAAGCAATGGCAATGACAATGACAAAAAATTATTGTTTGGATCAATTAAAATCAAAACGGGCCAGTAATCTTAAAATTGTGCATACTAATTTTACAGACAGGGAACCTAGTTTAGAAAAAAAAGTAGAAGATACAGATAGTTTGGATTGGGTAGAAAAATACATCAACCAATTGCCTGAACAACAGCGGTTAATAATACAATTGCGTGATGTAGAGCAATGCGAATTTGAAGAAATCGCTAAAATACTAGAAATGAATGAAACTGCTGTACGCGTAGCACTTTCAAGAGCAAGAAAAACAATTAGAGAATACATGTTAAAAACACATCGTTATGGAGTTCAATAA
- a CDS encoding S41 family peptidase, giving the protein MKTTFKITLLAFIALITFQSCEDMDDVAPPASLEVNDFIWKGLNLYYLWQAEVPNLADKRFANQSELNTFLSGYPKPETLFQSLLNKPVSLYPKKGEAVDRFSWIVSDYLELEGMLQGTTKNDGVDFALYRKESNPEEIYGSVRYIISNSDASTKAIKRGDIFYGVNGTQLTVSNRYTLLLNAENYTLNLADYDNGKITPNGKSVQLTKTELAENPILVNSVIETGGHKIGYLMYNGFYPNYDIPLNDAFGALKSQGITDFVLDLRYNSGGSVQSATRLASMITGQFTDKVFSKQRWNNKINAFYESEDPEALKNLFTNAIDGIPINSLNRTKIYILTSKSTASASELVINGLKPYIDVVQIGDKTTGKNVGSITIYDSPTFGKTKRNPNHRYAMQPLVLKIVNANDFGDYVNGLDPDYVLLENVANMGVLGTISDPLLSTAIGKITGTAKMIKKSSGKIFPHFEDSKSINGVQNQMYIEKVPEGLLKSLE; this is encoded by the coding sequence ATGAAGACAACTTTCAAAATTACGCTTTTAGCATTCATAGCTCTCATTACTTTTCAGAGTTGTGAAGACATGGATGATGTAGCACCACCAGCTTCATTAGAAGTGAATGATTTCATTTGGAAAGGTCTTAATTTGTATTATTTGTGGCAAGCTGAGGTGCCAAATTTGGCCGACAAAAGATTTGCTAATCAATCGGAATTAAATACTTTTTTGAGTGGATATCCAAAACCGGAAACATTATTCCAAAGTTTGTTAAACAAGCCAGTAAGTTTATATCCTAAAAAAGGGGAGGCGGTTGACCGTTTCAGTTGGATTGTTAGTGATTATCTAGAACTGGAAGGAATGCTTCAAGGAACTACAAAAAATGACGGAGTAGATTTTGCTCTTTACCGTAAAGAATCAAATCCGGAAGAAATCTATGGTTCAGTACGTTATATTATCTCCAATTCAGATGCATCAACCAAAGCTATTAAGCGTGGTGATATCTTTTATGGTGTAAACGGAACCCAACTTACTGTCAGCAATCGCTACACTTTATTATTAAATGCAGAAAATTACACCTTGAATTTAGCTGATTATGATAATGGTAAAATCACGCCAAACGGAAAATCAGTTCAATTAACAAAAACGGAGCTTGCCGAGAATCCAATATTGGTAAATAGTGTAATAGAAACAGGAGGTCACAAAATAGGGTATTTAATGTACAATGGCTTTTATCCCAATTATGACATTCCACTTAATGATGCTTTTGGTGCATTAAAATCACAAGGTATAACAGACTTTGTTTTAGACCTCAGATACAATTCCGGTGGTTCTGTTCAATCTGCTACACGATTAGCGAGTATGATAACGGGACAATTTACAGACAAAGTATTTTCTAAACAGAGATGGAATAACAAGATCAATGCATTTTATGAGTCAGAAGATCCAGAAGCATTAAAAAATTTGTTTACAAACGCTATTGATGGCATTCCTATAAACAGTTTAAATCGTACTAAAATATACATATTGACTTCCAAAAGTACTGCTTCGGCTAGCGAGTTGGTGATAAACGGTTTGAAACCTTATATAGATGTGGTTCAAATTGGAGATAAAACAACAGGAAAAAATGTGGGATCTATTACTATTTATGATTCGCCAACTTTTGGTAAAACCAAACGTAATCCGAATCATCGATATGCGATGCAACCACTAGTTTTGAAAATAGTAAATGCAAATGATTTTGGGGATTATGTTAATGGCTTAGATCCCGATTATGTACTCCTAGAAAATGTTGCCAATATGGGTGTATTAGGTACTATATCAGATCCATTATTGAGTACAGCCATTGGTAAAATTACAGGAACAGCCAAAATGATTAAAAAGAGTTCAGGTAAAATATTTCCTCATTTTGAAGATTCAAAATCAATAAATGGCGTACAAAATCAAATGTATATTGAAAAAGTGCCAGAAGGGCTTTTAAAATCTTTGGAATAA
- a CDS encoding DUF5074 domain-containing protein — protein MKFSKLVLTTLIFSIFFASCTDDDTKQDIPLGSYDNGLLILNQGLFLNNDASVSYVSSDFSIAQNDIFSVVNPAKTLGDTGQFVGFYNELAYIVLNGSNKIEIVNRYTLKSVGSINSGLKNPRYIAFANGKGYVTNWGDGSVATDDFVAVIDLTTNKVASSIPVIEGPEKILSNSGKLYVAHKGGFSYGNKISVIDVTTNAISTTITVGDVPESLEIKDGTLWVACSGNPSYVKAPLVETAGQIVKVNLSTNKVASTIAYSDATKHVSNLVLNGSDAYYTIDSDIYKMSTSATALPITSAFSTTAQGVYGVYSFAVHGNHIYVGDAGDYTHNGKVYVYALTTPSIGTLEKTLTVGVIPAGFYFND, from the coding sequence ATGAAATTCAGTAAACTAGTTTTAACAACGCTAATCTTTTCCATATTTTTTGCATCATGTACCGATGATGACACAAAACAAGATATTCCATTAGGAAGTTATGATAATGGTCTTTTGATTTTAAATCAAGGATTATTCCTGAATAATGATGCTTCAGTTTCTTATGTTTCCTCTGATTTTTCAATTGCGCAGAATGATATTTTTTCGGTAGTAAATCCTGCTAAAACTTTAGGAGATACTGGACAATTTGTTGGTTTTTACAATGAGTTGGCCTATATCGTTTTGAACGGAAGCAATAAAATAGAAATTGTAAATCGTTATACTTTAAAAAGTGTTGGAAGCATTAATTCAGGATTGAAGAATCCAAGATATATTGCTTTTGCAAATGGCAAAGGATATGTTACCAATTGGGGTGACGGAAGCGTTGCTACCGATGATTTTGTAGCTGTAATCGATTTAACAACAAATAAAGTAGCTAGTTCTATTCCTGTTATAGAGGGGCCTGAGAAGATTCTTTCGAATTCAGGAAAATTATATGTTGCTCATAAGGGAGGGTTTAGTTATGGAAATAAAATTTCGGTTATAGATGTAACTACAAATGCTATTTCTACCACTATTACCGTAGGGGATGTCCCTGAGAGCTTGGAGATAAAAGATGGCACATTATGGGTTGCTTGCTCTGGTAATCCAAGTTATGTTAAAGCTCCATTGGTAGAAACTGCGGGTCAAATTGTGAAAGTGAATTTGTCTACCAATAAGGTTGCAAGTACAATTGCCTATTCGGATGCTACAAAACATGTATCGAATTTGGTATTGAACGGAAGTGATGCCTATTATACCATCGATTCTGATATTTATAAAATGAGTACTTCAGCAACTGCATTGCCTATAACTTCGGCATTTAGTACTACAGCACAAGGAGTTTATGGTGTGTATAGTTTTGCAGTTCATGGAAACCATATTTATGTGGGTGACGCAGGCGATTACACACATAATGGAAAAGTATACGTTTATGCATTAACAACACCATCAATTGGTACATTAGAAAAAACATTGACAGTTGGAGTTATTCCAGCGGGTTTTTATTTTAATGATTAA